A window of Drosophila subobscura isolate 14011-0131.10 chromosome E, UCBerk_Dsub_1.0, whole genome shotgun sequence contains these coding sequences:
- the LOC117892228 gene encoding transformer-2 sex-determining protein isoform X1: MCSRSPKDRSHSHRHYDRNYKHKRSGSSSSSDSASSGSSRHDNSPSLRSNLECYGNNRSSGSRRRSRSRSQSRSKSPGGRRYHSKRKSHDRQIDGGSESANRNRCIGVFGLSTNTSQQKVRELFGKYGPIERIQMIIDAQTNRSRGFCFIYYENVADARVAKDACCGMEIDNRHIRVDYSITQRAHTPTPGVYMGRSSRNQNGRSGSPRGSRYRDYGSSSNKDTYRSGGNNRYDREYRDYRNHRDNRSEREYQRNYPKSSGSHRYVRSRSRSPVRKYRTSSRYD, encoded by the exons atg TGCTCGCGTTCTCCCAAAGATAGAAGTCATTCGCATCGCCACTATGACAG AAACTACAAGCATAAACGTTCCGGGTCGTCTTCATCGTCTGACTCCGCATCGTCTGGCTCGTCCAGGCACGACAATAGTCCATCACTCAG GTCTAATTTGGAATGCTATGGGAACAACCGCAGCTCGGGCTCACGTCGCCGTTCGCGTTCTCGCTCGCAGTCCCGATCCAAGTCGCCTGGAGGACGACGTTATCACTCTAAGCGCAAGTCGCATGACCGTCAG ATTGATGGAGGCTCGGAAAGTGCCAACAGGAACCGCTGCATCGGTGTTTTTGGTTTGAGCACCAATACTTCGCAGCAGAAGGTGCGCGAACTGTTCGGCAAATACGGCCCGATAGAGCGCATTCAGATGATTATCGATGCCCAG ACCAACCGTTCGCGTGGcttctgctttatttattaCGAGAATGTCGCCGACGCTCGTGTCGCTAAGGATGCCTGCTGCGGCATGGAGATTGACAATCGTCACATACGCGTTGACTATTCAATAACCCAACGTGCCCACACTCCTACTCCTGGAGTCTACATGGGGCGTTCGTCTCG CAACCAGAATGGTCGCTCAGGTTCGCCGCGTGGTTCCCGTTATCGCGACTACGGGTCTTCCTCAAACAAGGATACCTACCGCAGTGGCGGTAACAACCGTTACGACCGTGAATATCGCGATTACCGCAACCACCGCGACAACCGCAGCGAACGCGAATACCAACGCAATTATCCGAAGAGCTCTG
- the LOC117892229 gene encoding uncharacterized protein LOC117892229 yields the protein MAGNIKNINAADAEIANHLRYIFHIKPKPAPTKCNPFVVEFFGVLSLTDLREPERKLWYIYYCKQTDIEHTLHQIHKKYGKKNMYEIFRKPVFSGPALRASVKKHFSELKWFTKGNLLEAPPKSHFNNERVCKTVTDLHNIEQQRLYNYVMVKNQWYSRYNR from the exons ATGGCAGggaatataaaaaacataaatgcTG CCGACGCTGAAATTGCAAATCATTTGAGATATATTTTCCACATTAAGCCCAAGCCAGCTCCAACAAAATGTAATCCATTTGTGGTCGAATTTTTCGGCGTTTTGAGTCTAACTGATCTGCGAGAGCCCGAGAGGAAGCTGTGGTACATATACTATTGTAAGCAGACAGATATCGAGCACACTCTGCATCAGATTCACAAGAAGTATGGCAAAAAGAATATGTATGAGATATTCCGGAAGCCGGTATTCAGTGGCCCTGCCTTGCGCGCCAGTGTCAAGAAGCACTTTTCGGAATTGAAGTGGTTTACAAAGGGAAATCTGCTAGAAGCACCCCCAAAGAGTCATTTTAACAACGAGCGTGTTTGTAAAACCGTAACGGATCTGCACAACATTGAGCAGCAAAGACTTTATAACTATGTGATGGTGAAAAATCAGTGGTACTCGAGGTACAACCGCTGA
- the LOC117892226 gene encoding eukaryotic translation initiation factor 3 subunit B — protein sequence MAKKKSEDHSGGDANDSDYNEEPNFEDPPNFVDNISDEDLLGDMLAQRPSEADGVESVVVVDNIPKVEPVRLEKLKSVINKLFSHCGDIVNVVYPVDEEGKTKGYAFMEYKHAGMAEEAVKKLNNHRLDKNHTFSVNLFTDFQKYENIPEKWEPPTVQSFKVQNDLYNFINDPDAYDQYCVAAETSQNCVQVGFWQNVLPEPNELETRERFTDTFVKWSPLGTYVVTFHKPGVAIWGGSSFQKIQKFPHTGTQFVEFSPCENYLVTYGPTPTGQKIIIWDIRTGAEKRSFVADGMSVLSMFRWSHDDKYVGRMGDNSIHIYETPSFYLLDLKSIKIPGIRGFSWSPTDNVIAYWVEEQNQIPARVTLMEIPKKRETRNKNLFHVADCKLHWQKSGDYLCVKVDRYSKLKKDKKELDVKFLGMFYNFEIFHMREKEVPVDSVEIRELILAFAWEPIGNKFSIIHGEPNSANVSFYEVNKGVKPSLVKRLEKKSCTHLFWSPRGQFIVMANLTMGTFEFVDSTNDYIISASPDHFRASEVEWDPTGRYVVTGVSSWKVKEDTGFNMYTFQGRIIKRTILKNFVQFLWRPRPPTLLSEEKQKDIKKNLKKYYPAFEQKDRLRLTRASKELLEKRSQLRETFMEYRNKRIGEWKEQKSRRVMLRGHVDTDNLETEEVDEEVVEFLVKEEITLLE from the exons ATGGCTAAAAAGAAGAGTGAGGACCATTCCGGTGGCGATGCGAACGACAGTGACTATAATGAGGAGCCCAATTTCGAAGATCCGCCGAATTTCGTGGACAATATCAGCGATGAAG ATCTGCTCGGTGACATGCTTGCGCAGCGTCCTTCCGAGGCCGACGGTGTTGAGAGCGTTGTCGTGGTGGACAATATCCCCAAGGTGGAGCCGGTGCGTCTGGAAAAACTGAAATCGGTCATCAACAAGCTCTTCTCGCATTGTGGCGATATCGTGAATGTAGTGTACCCCGTCGATGAGGAGGGCAAGACCAAGGGCTATGCGTTCATGGAGTACAAGCACGCCGGCATGGCGGAGGAGGCTGTCAAGAAACTTAACAACCATCGTCTGGACAAGAACCATACGTTTTCTGTCAATTTGTTTACAGATTTCCAGAA GTACGAGAACATCCCGGAGAAGTGGGAACCGCCCACTGTGCAGTCCTTCAAGGTGCAAAACGATCTTTACAACTTCATCAATGACCCCGATGCGTATGACCAATACTGTGTGGCTGCGGAAACATCCCAGAACTGCGTACAGGTTGGCTTCTGGCAGAATGTGCTGCCCGAGCCCAACGAGCTGGAGACAAGGGAGCGGTTCACTGACACCTTTGTCAAGTGGTCTCCCCTGGGCACCTATGTGGTGACGTTCCACAAGCCCGGCGTAGCCATTTGGGGCGGCAGCAGTTTCCAGAAGATCCAGAAGTTCCCCCACACTGGCACCCAGTTCGTCGAATTCTCGCCATGCGAAAACTATTTGGTAACCTACGGCCCCACCCCCACTGGCCAGAAGATTATCATTTGGGACATCCGCACGGGCGCTGAGAAGCGCTCGTTTGTGGCCGATGGCATGTCGGTGCTGTCCATGTTCCGCTGGTCGCACGACGACAAGTATGTGGGCAGGATGGGAGACAACTCAATCCACATCTATGAGACGCCCTCCTTCTATCTGCTGGATCTGAAGTCCATCAAGATTCCCGGCATCAGGGGATTCTCGTGGTCGCCCACGGACAATGTGATCGCCTACTGGGTGGAGGAGCAGAATCAAATACCTGCCCGCGTCACCTTGATGGAGATACCCAAGAAGCGAGAGACTCGCAACAAGAACTTATTCCATGTGGCCGATTGCAAGCTCCACTGGCAGAAGTCCGGTGACTATCTGTGCGTCAAAGTGGATCGCTACTCCAAGTTGAAGAAGGACAAGAAGGAGCTGGACGTCAAGTTCCTTGGCATGTTCTACAACTTTGAGATCTTCCACATGCGCGAGAAGGAGGTGCCAGTGGACTCGGTGGAGATTCGGGAGCTCATCCTGGCCTTTGCCTGGGAGCCCATCGGCAACAAGTTCTCCATTATCCACGGCGAGCCGAACTCCGCCAACGTAAGCTTCTACGAGGTGAACAAGGGTGTCAAACCCAGTCTGGTCAAGCGTCTGGAGAAGAAGTCGTGCACGCATCTGTTCTGGTCTCCGCGAGGACAGTTCATAGTGATGGCCAATCTGACCATGGGCACCTTTGAGTTTGTGGACTCCACCAATGACTACATTATCAGCGCGTCGCCCGATCATTTCCGTGCATCCGAGGTTGAATGGGACCCCACTGGCCGGTATGTGGTCACTGGCGTCTCCTCGTGGAAGGTCAAGGAGGACACGGGCTTCAACATGTACACGTTCCAGGGGCGCATTATCAAGCGCACCATTCTGAAGAACTTTGTGCAGTTCCTGTGGCGTCCCAGGCCGCCAACCCTCCTCAGCGAGGAAAAACAGAAGGATATCAAGAAGAACTTGAAGAAGTACTATCCCGCCTTCGAACAGAAGGATCGCCTGCGACTCACACGCGCCTCCAAGGAGCTGCTCGAGAAGCGTTCCCAGCTGCGCGAGACCTTCATGGAGTATCGCAACAAGCGCATTGGCGAATGGAAGGAACAGAAGAGTCGTCGCGTCATGCTCCGAGGAC aTGTGGACACGGATAACTTGGAAACCGAAGAGGTCGATGAGGAAGTTGTTGAATTTTTAGTCAAGGAAGAAATCACTCTTCTAGAGTAG
- the LOC117892228 gene encoding transformer-2 sex-determining protein isoform X2, translating to MSNLECYGNNRSSGSRRRSRSRSQSRSKSPGGRRYHSKRKSHDRQIDGGSESANRNRCIGVFGLSTNTSQQKVRELFGKYGPIERIQMIIDAQTNRSRGFCFIYYENVADARVAKDACCGMEIDNRHIRVDYSITQRAHTPTPGVYMGRSSRNQNGRSGSPRGSRYRDYGSSSNKDTYRSGGNNRYDREYRDYRNHRDNRSEREYQRNYPKSSGSHRYVRSRSRSPVRKYRTSSRYD from the exons AT GTCTAATTTGGAATGCTATGGGAACAACCGCAGCTCGGGCTCACGTCGCCGTTCGCGTTCTCGCTCGCAGTCCCGATCCAAGTCGCCTGGAGGACGACGTTATCACTCTAAGCGCAAGTCGCATGACCGTCAG ATTGATGGAGGCTCGGAAAGTGCCAACAGGAACCGCTGCATCGGTGTTTTTGGTTTGAGCACCAATACTTCGCAGCAGAAGGTGCGCGAACTGTTCGGCAAATACGGCCCGATAGAGCGCATTCAGATGATTATCGATGCCCAG ACCAACCGTTCGCGTGGcttctgctttatttattaCGAGAATGTCGCCGACGCTCGTGTCGCTAAGGATGCCTGCTGCGGCATGGAGATTGACAATCGTCACATACGCGTTGACTATTCAATAACCCAACGTGCCCACACTCCTACTCCTGGAGTCTACATGGGGCGTTCGTCTCG CAACCAGAATGGTCGCTCAGGTTCGCCGCGTGGTTCCCGTTATCGCGACTACGGGTCTTCCTCAAACAAGGATACCTACCGCAGTGGCGGTAACAACCGTTACGACCGTGAATATCGCGATTACCGCAACCACCGCGACAACCGCAGCGAACGCGAATACCAACGCAATTATCCGAAGAGCTCTG